From a region of the Anaerolineae bacterium genome:
- a CDS encoding cold shock domain-containing protein: protein MGTRTTGTVKWFSRVKGYGFIRPDGSDKDVFVHYTAIVGEGFRNLEEGDRVEFSIQDTPKGPQAVNVVKL, encoded by the coding sequence GTGGGTACCAGAACCACCGGAACCGTCAAGTGGTTCAGCCGTGTCAAGGGCTATGGCTTCATCAGGCCCGACGGCTCGGATAAGGACGTCTTCGTCCATTACACGGCCATCGTGGGGGAAGGCTTCCGCAACCTTGAGGAAGGCGACCGGGTGGAGTTTTCCATCCAGGACACCCCCAAGGGCCCCCAGGCTGTTAATGTAGTAAAGCTGTAA